The Melospiza melodia melodia isolate bMelMel2 chromosome 23, bMelMel2.pri, whole genome shotgun sequence genome contains a region encoding:
- the LOC134428434 gene encoding uncharacterized protein LOC134428434, whose amino-acid sequence MNSIRQIWTAVLLGLVLTPALADYSQQAGNNCQVSVGGVFQNLTLSSLTRVVVIEQRSNQFSWKTVWNYNTGIIATKLVQQNTCYISVMNRNEMPSFENLAHMASQNGNQMGLGRPSKKITFVTNGLVTNLSSYGIEISAMCSGLTTYMATEVHRSQVNLGSCITLDVLRIVELDYCGGNGNWNGNIPVIIGGNSQIVTINRQWRVAIIEQRSFTGSWKTVWNYNTGIIATKVTQQNACYISIMNRNEMPSFNNLVHLAEESKNQFGLGRPTKKITFVTNGLVSNLRSYGSDVFSMCTGLTTYMTYEVHGVQVNLGSYFTLDVLGVVDLKYCTGNGNGQGSQTHVVIIGGQSQIVTINRQWRVAIIEQTSFSGSWKTIWNYNTGVIATKVTQQNACYISIMNRNEMPSFNNLARLAEESKNQFGLGRPTKKITFVTNGLVSNLRSYGSDVFSMCSGLTTYMTYEVHGVQVNLGSCITLDVLGVVDLKYCTGNGNGQGSQTHVVIIGGQTQIVTINRQWRVAIIEQTSFSGSWKTIWNYNTGVIATKVTQQNACYISIMNRNEMPSFNNLARLAEESKNQFGLGRPTKKITFVTNGLVSNLRSYGSDVFSMCSGLTTYMTYEVHGVQVSLGSCITLDVLGVVDLKYCTGNGNGQGSQTHVVIIGGQTQIVTINRQWRVAIIEQTSISGSWKTIWNYNTGVIATKVTQQNACYISIMNRNEMPSFNNLVHLAEESKNQFGHGRPTKKITFVTNGLVSNLRSYGSDVFSMCSGLTTYMTYEVHGVQVNLGSCITLDVLGVVDLKYCTGNGNGQGSQTHVVIIGGQTQIVTINRQWRVAIIEQTSFSGSWKTIWNYNTGVVATKVTQQNACYISIMNRNEMPSFNNLVHLAEESKNQFGHGRPTKKITFVTNGLVSNLRSYGSDVFSMCTGLTTYMTYEVHGHQVNLGACITLNVLRVVDLKYCTGNGNDQQIPGGEGNSHLVIFGGQSQIVTINRQWRVAIIEKKAGIGSWKTIWNYNTGIIVTKVTQQNACYISTMNRNEMPLFDNLAHLAQESKNQFGLGRPTKKITFVTNGLVSNLRSYGSDVFSMCSGLTTYMTYEVHGVQVNLGSCITLDVLRVVDLKYCTGNGNDQSQQIPGGIFNNTQGNIFNNTQVIIGGNSQIVTINRQWRVAIIEQRSFSGSWKTIWNYNTGIIVTKVTQQNACYISTMNRNEMPRFDNLAHLAELSKNQFGLGRPTKKITFVTNGLVSNLRSYGSDVFSMCTGLTTYMTYEVHGVQVNLGSCITLDVLRIVDLKYCTGNGNDQGSQTHVVIIGGQSQIVTINRQWRVAIIEQTSISGSWKTIWNYNTGVIVTKVTQQNACYISTMNRNEMPRFDNLAHLAEESKNHIGFGRPTKKITFVASALVNNLRSYGSDVFSMCSGLTTYMAYEVHGPQVNLGSCITLDVLQVVDLQYCSGNFHGNGQSQQIPGHNCHFSGSCVFQNMTLSSQTHEVIFQQRSEQFSWKTIWNYNTGIIATKLVQERTCYISTMNRSEMPTFDALVRFAADNKNQVGLGRPTRKITFVTNGLVSNLNSYGADVFAMCSGLTTYMAYEVHGPQLNQGSCISLDVLKLVDLNYCGGNIKA is encoded by the exons ATTTGGACTGCAGTCCTTCTAGGACTCGTCCTGACTCCAGCCCTTGCTGATTAT TCTCAGCAGGCGGGCAATAACTGCCAGGTCTCTGTTGGTGGTGTTTTCCAAAATCTGACTCTCAGCAGTCTGACACGTGTGGTGGTTATTGAACAAAGGAGCAACCAGTTCTCATGGAAAACCGTCTGGAACTACAACACG GGTATCATTGCAACCAAATTGGTGCAACAGAACACCTGCTACATTTCTGTCATGAACAGAAATGAGATGCCCAGCTTTGAGAATCTGGCCCACATGGCTTCACAGAATGGG AACCAGATGGGTCTTGGAAGACCTAGCAAGAAGATCACCTTTGTCACCAATGGACTGGTAACAAACCTCAGCTCCTATGGAATAGAAATCTCAGCTATGTGCAGTGGACTCACCACATACATGGCTACTGAAGTTCACA GATCCCAGGTCAATCTGGGATCATGCATTACCCTGGATGTTCTGAGAATTGTGGAGCTGGATTACTGCGGTGGCAATGGCAACTGGAATGGCAATATCCCG GTCATCATTGGTGGCAACTCCCAAATTGTGACCATCAACAGGCAATGGCGTGTGGCAATCATTGAGCAAAGGAGCTTCACTGGGTCCTGGAAAACCGTCTGGAACTACAACACG GGCATCATTGCAACCAAAGTCACTCAGCAGAATGCCTGCTACATTTCCATCATGAACAGAAATGAGATGCCCAGCTTCAATAATCTGGTGCACCTGGCAGAAGAGAGCAAG AACCAGTTTGGTCTTGGAAGACCTACCAAGAAGATCACCTTTGTCACCAATGGATTGGTCAGCAACCTCAGGTCCTATGGATCAGATGTCTTCTCTATGTGCACTGGACTCACCACCTACATGACTTATGAAGTTCATG GAGTCCAAGTCAATCTGGGATCATATTTTACCCTGGATGTCCTTGGAGTCGTGGATCTGAAATACTGCACAGGCAATGGCAATGGACAG GGCAGCCAAACACATGTCGTCATCATTGGTGGCCAGTCCCAAATTGTGACCATCAACAGGCAATGGCGTGTGGCAATCATTGAACAAACGAGCTTCAGTGGGTCCTGGAAAACCATCTGGAACTACAACACG GGCGTCATTGCAACCAAAGTCACTCAGCAGAACGCCTGCTACATTTCCATCATGAACAGAAATGAGATGCCCAGCTTCAATAATCTGGCCCGCCTGGCAGAAGAGAGCAAG AACCAGTTTGGTCTTGGAAGACCTACCAAGAAGATCACCTTTGTCACCAATGGATTGGTCAGCAACCTCAGGTCTTATGGATCCGATGTCTTCTCTATGTGCAGTGGACTCACCACCTATATGACTTATGAAGTTCATG GAGTCCAAGTCAATCTGGGATCCTGCATTACCCTGGATGTCCTTGGAGTCGTGGATCTGAAATACTGCACAGGCAATGGCAATGGACAG GGCAGCCAAACACATGTCGTCATCATTGGTGGCCAGACCCAAATTGTGACCATCAACAGGCAATGGCGTGTGGCAATCATTGAACAAACGAGTTTCAGTGGGTCCTGGAAAACCATCTGGAACTACAACACA GGCGTCATTGCAACTAAAGTCACTCAGCAGAATGCCTGCTACATTTCCATCATGAACAGAAATGAGATGCCCAGCTTCAATAATCTGGCCCGCCTGGCAGAAGAGAGCAAG AACCAGTTTGGTCTTGGAAGACCTACCAAGAAGATCACCTTTGTCACCAATGGATTGGTCAGCAACCTCAGGTCCTATGGATCAGATGTCTTCTCTATGTGCAGTGGACTCACCACCTACATGACTTACGAAGTTCACG GAGTCCAAGTCAGTCTGGGATCCTGCATTACCCTGGATGTCCTTGGAGTCGTGGATCTGAAATACTGCACAGGCAATGGCAATGGACAG GGCAGCCAAACACATGTTGTCATCATTGGTGGCCAGACCCAAATTGTGACCATCAACAGGCAATGGCGTGTGGCAATCATTGAACAAACGAGCATCAGTGGGTCCTGGAAAACCATCTGGAACTACAACACG GGCGTCATTGCAACTAAAGTCACTCAACAGAACGCCTGCTACATTTCCATCATGAACAGAAATGAGATGCCCAGCTTCAATAATCTGGTGCACCTGGCAGAAGAGAGCAAG AACCAGTTTGGTCATGGAAGACCTACTAAGAAGATCACCTTTGTCACCAATGGATTGGTCAGCAACCTCAGGTCCTATGGATCAGATGTCTTCTCTATGTGCAGTGGACTCACCACCTACATGACTTATGAAGTTCACG GAGTCCAAGTCAATCTGGGATCATGCATTACCCTGGATGTCCTTGGAGTCGTGGATCTGAAATACTGCACAGGCAATGGCAATGGACAG GGCAGCCAAACACATGTTGTCATCATTGGTGGCCAGACCCAAATTGTGACCATCAACAGGCAATGGCGTGTGGCAATCATTGAACAAACGAGCTTCAGTGGGTCCTGGAAAACCATCTGGAACTACAACACG GGCGTCGTTGCAACCAAAGTCACTCAGCAGAACGCCTGCTACATTTCCATCATGAACAGAAATGAGATGCCCAGCTTCAATAATCTGGTGCACCTGGCAGAAGAGAGCAAG AACCAGTTTGGTCATGGAAGACCTACTAAGAAGATCACCTTTGTCACCAATGGATTGGTCAGCAACCTCAGGTCCTATGGATCAGATGTCTTCTCTATGTGCACTGGACTCACCACCTACATGACTTATGAAGTTCACG GACACCAAGTCAATCTGGGAGCATGCATTACCCTCAATGTCCTGAGAGTCGTGGATCTGAAATACTGCACTGGAAATGGCAATGATCAG CAGATTCCCGGTGGCGAGGGCAACTCACACCTCGTCATCTTTGGTGGCCAGTCCCAGATTGTGACCATCAACAGGCAATGGCGTGTGGCCATCATTGAGAAAAAGGCTGGCATTGGGTCCTGGAAAACCATCTGGAACTACAACACG GGCATCATTGTAACCAAAGTCACTCAGCAGAACGCCTGCTACATTTCCACCATGAACAGAAATGAGATGCCCCTCTTTGATAACCTGGCTCACCTGGCACAAGAGAGCAAG AACCAGTTTGGTCTTGGAAGACCTACCAAGAAGATCACCTTTGTCACCAATGGATTGGTCAGCAACCTCAGGTCCTATGGATCAGATGTCTTCTCTATGTGCAGTGGACTCACCACCTACATGACTTATGAAGTTCACG GAGTCCAAGTCAATCTGGGATCCTGCATTACCCTTGATGTCCTGAGAGTCGTGGATCTGAAATACTGCACAGGAAATGGCAATGATCAG TCTCAGCAGATTCCTGGTGGCATCTTCAATAACACCCAAGGCAACATCTTCAACAACACTCAAGTCATCATTGGTGGCAACTCCCAAATTGTGACCATCAACAGGCAGTGGCGTGTGGCAATCATTGAGCAAAGGAGCTTCAGCGGGTCCTGGAAAACCATCTGGAACTACAACACG GGCATCATTGTAACCAAAGTCACTCAGCAGAACGCCTGCTACATTTCCACCATGAACAGAAATGAGATGCCTCGCTTTGACAACCTGGCTCACCTGGCAGAATTGAGCAAG AACCAGTTTGGTCTTGGAAGACCTACCAAGAAGATCACCTTTGTCACCAATGGATTGGTCAGCAACCTCAGGTCCTATGGATCAGATGTCTTCTCTATGTGCACTGGACTCACCACCTACATGACTTACGAAGTTCATG GAGTCCAAGTCAATCTGGGATCCTGCATTACCCTCGATGTCCTGAGAATCGTGGATCTGAAATACTGCACTGGCAATGGCAATGATCAG GGCAGCCAAACACATGTCGTTATCATTGGTGGCCAGTCCCAAATTGTGACCATCAACAGGCAATGGCGTGTGGCAATCATTGAACAAACGAGCATCAGTGGGTCCTGGAAAACCATCTGGAACTACAACACG GGTGTCATTGTAACCAAAGTCACTCAGCAGAACGCCTGCTACATTTCCACCATGAACAGAAATGAGATGCCTCGCTTTGATAACCTGGCTCACCTGGCAGAAGAGAGCAAG AATCATATTGGTTTCGGAAGACCTACCAAGAAGATCACCTTTGTTGCCAGTGCATTGGTGAACAACCTGAGGTCTTATGGATCAGATGTCTTCTCTATGTGCAGTGGACTCACCACCTACATGGCATATGAAGTTCATG GACCCCAGGTGAATCTGGGATCATGCATTACCCTGGATGTTTTGCAAGTTGTGGACCTGCAGTACTGCAGTGGTAATTTCCATGGCAATGGACAG TCTCAGCAGATTCCAGGTCACAACTGCCATTTCTCTGGTTCCTGTGTTTTCCAAAACATGACCCTCAGCAGTCAAACCCATGAGGTGATTTTCCAGCAAAGGAGCGAGCAGTTCTCCTGGAAAACCATCTGGAACTACAACACG GGCATCATTGCAACCAAACTGGTGCAAGAGAGAACGTGCTACATTTCCACCATGAACAGGAGTGAGATGCCCACCTTTGATGCTCTCGTCAGGTTTGCTGCAGACAACAAG AACCAGGTTGGCCTGGGAAGACCTACCAGGAAGATCACCTTTGTCACCAATGGATTGGTCAGCAACCTCAACTCCTATGGAGCAGATGTCTTTGCTATGTGCAGTGGACTCACCACCTACATGGCTTATGAAGTTCACG